A part of Capsicum annuum cultivar UCD-10X-F1 chromosome 6, UCD10Xv1.1, whole genome shotgun sequence genomic DNA contains:
- the LOC107873230 gene encoding molybdenum cofactor sulfurase-like → MCRDIGAKLNFVNDAQFLLVSEVSIAELNSRLKSNLERRRRNDGHIVQVSVMRFRSNLLASGGEPYAEDRWSKYWRQLFYVFRWLQSLPVPSSGVIYEQDF, encoded by the exons ATGTGCAGGGATATTGGTGCTAAATTAAATTTTGTTAACGATGCCCAGTTTCTACTGGTATCTGAAGTAAGCATAGCTGAGCTCAACTCTAGGCTGAAATCAA ACTTAGAGAGACGAAGGAGAAATGATGGACACATAGTTCAAGTTAGTGTAATGAGATTTCGATCCAATCTTTTAGCATCTGGCGGTGAACCATATGCAGAAGATAGATGGAGTAAATATTGGAGGCAATTATTTTATG TCTTTAGGTGGTTGCAATCGTTGCCAGTGCCTTCTTCAGGGGTCATATATGAACAAG ATTTCTGA